In a single window of the Christensenella timonensis genome:
- a CDS encoding FHA domain-containing protein codes for MEQAFEVASYAMRYWFIALVLVILIAVIYISYKEYQQKRQVMTQVGQFGGYMQIIAGPQEFIGDRFGLTQENSIGSADACDIVLPDRTVAPRHAVIFFEDDDYYIKPSDRAETKINDRRATSTHKLKTGDKLSFGDVSMRIYFKRTRIGIGNDH; via the coding sequence ATGGAACAGGCTTTTGAAGTCGCCTCATACGCGATGCGCTATTGGTTTATCGCCCTGGTGCTTGTGATACTCATCGCGGTGATCTATATTTCGTATAAAGAATACCAGCAGAAAAGGCAGGTCATGACACAGGTCGGCCAGTTTGGCGGGTATATGCAGATCATTGCTGGGCCGCAGGAATTTATCGGCGACCGGTTCGGATTGACGCAGGAAAACAGTATCGGCAGTGCGGATGCCTGCGATATCGTCCTGCCGGACAGAACGGTCGCACCCCGGCACGCGGTAATTTTTTTTGAAGATGACGACTATTATATTAAGCCGTCGGACAGGGCGGAGACAAAGATCAACGACCGCCGCGCGACAAGTACGCATAAGCTGAAGACGGGGGACAAGCTTTCCTTTGGGGACGTCAGCATGCGCATCTACTTCAAAAGGACGAGGATAGGGATAGGCAATGATCATTAA